Proteins encoded together in one Actinomycetota bacterium window:
- a CDS encoding cation:proton antiporter subunit C translates to MISQVIEKLITNFNYVVSITLFLIGLYTVTMKSNLIKKFIGLNIMETSVFLFFISLGAVRGGKAPIMMGAIKGPFVNPLPQALILTGIVVAVSTTALALSLMIKIYEHCGTLEADKLKKME, encoded by the coding sequence GTGATTTCTCAAGTTATCGAAAAACTTATAACTAATTTCAATTACGTGGTATCCATAACCCTTTTTCTCATCGGTCTATACACCGTGACCATGAAGTCCAATCTGATAAAGAAGTTCATAGGATTAAACATCATGGAGACATCGGTATTTTTATTTTTTATTTCCCTTGGTGCCGTGAGGGGAGGAAAGGCACCGATTATGATGGGAGCGATCAAAGGTCCCTTTGTGAATCCTCTCCCCCAAGCTCTAATTCTAACTGGAATTGTGGTCGCGGTGAGCACCACTGCTTTGGCTTTATCCTTGATGATTAAAATCTACGAGCATTGCGGGACCTTAGAGGCGGATAAGCTTAAAAAAATGGAGTAA